Within Gouania willdenowi chromosome 24, fGouWil2.1, whole genome shotgun sequence, the genomic segment ATCTTATCCCTGAGGCAGTAACTGTCTCATTATGTGTGAACCTCCtgcagagaaaaacacacaaaatgctatTAAACAGAAGGCTCAGCTATCTGCAAACACTGCAACAAAAGAAGTGTAAAATCATCTTTAACATGTTTGTATTTCAATTATTCcaaagttttttgtgtgttaattcTTAATATCACATGTACTTTATCTGTAACTGTAAGATAACTGAGGCCAAACTTCTACATCAGTGttgttatatatgtgtgtacacGTGATGTCATCCTCTAGATGTTTCTGTCCTCCCTGTGTGACACGGCTTTCCCATGAGCTCCCAGCTGAGGCAACGATGAGCTGTGTGCTTGTTGGTAGAGTCCAGTGGTCACTGGAGCAGAACCAATGCAACAGCTCTCCTTCTTTGATTTGTTCtgcaaatgtaaacaaaacaagaagTCAGTTAACCACACTGTAGAGACTGGCTTCCAACTCGCCTTCATAGCAAAGAGAGCAGCTCATGCCAGATCACATCACTATCACttaaatacacaacataaagGGGCTTTTGACTTTAAAATGAACCTTTCCAGGTTGATGTTGCGTCTCCTTGATGTGAAAATGCTGGTAAACCACACAGTGCTTAGTGAGGTTTAGCCAAGGCTGCTCTTTTTAAGGGACCACAGCGTATTGGTTACATAACTTGGCACTTAAGCAGAAATGAGTCTTGCATTAGATCACGCTGACTGATGGtgtattttattagttttccTAGTTGCATCCTTTTTGTGGTTAACATCTCGTCTTCATTTCAGACTAGGATTTATCATTTGCTCAGCTTCTAAACTTTGCCTTTCAGTGCGAGGATGTCGTCCAGGGAAGGTTGTGCAGATGTCGGAGGCCGAGGTGAGAGGGCTCTGCATCAAGTCCAGAGAGATTTTCCTCAGTCAACCCATTCTGCTGGAACTGGAGGCTCCTCTAAAAATCTGTGGTAAGCATCCCTAAAAACAGAAACGGGAATGTcgaactaattttagttcaggggccaaatatggaacaGTTTGATTTCATGTGGATTATAGTCGGGAAAACAAGTAACttcaacatgaatgtgccgtagtttgtacttccacgtataaatgatatatgaaGTATGCAAGTGTAAGGCACCAACAGTATCCAAGCAAAGAGTGACCCTAAACTTAGTCACTTTATATTTCCATCATTTGGtgagtgattttgatttaatatggtaaaaactgcaggattttggaagTATTATGGGTGCACtcagttctttcaacaatttgtcgTTAAAAAGACTGCAATCATATGATAAAAGCAGGGGAAATCTATGAGCTCTGCAAATAAtgtggagggactgagatatatCTACTTCTgtattagttggtcatttacacaatgattcatgttttctgtcatttttaatttccccTGCGAGGCCACATTGGATGTTCATtaggaccggatttggcccctgacccttgagtttgacacacgtgccttaaagaggaactaaaccctgaggttttggcttACGTGTGTCCAGACTTGAAATTCcgaaaatgccttgattatgggtggggctcctggagcagataagacacgcccagtctatactataaaatctccaaagaacaatttatgctatgctaactagctactcaatacttaCTATAGCTCTtttttcacaattctctcaatccaaccacTCACAACAGaatgcagagtccacaggtgatagtttaTATAGAAGTTGAacatcaatcaacaacacttctttaaataaatttgttttcacCAGATTTGTGTttgagttactctttaaaacaCGCAGTACTGCTTTATGAACGTTTGTCAATATTAAAGTGTGGGATGTGACTAAAATACAGTTCATGCTGAACCTTTAATTGTCAGGTGATATCCATGGACAGTACACAGACCTGCTGAGGCTGTTTGAGTACGGGGGTTTCCCTCCAGAGGCCAACTATCTGTTCCTGGGTGATTATGTGGACCGAGGGAAGCAGTCACTGGAGACCATCTGCCTGCTGCTGGCCTACAAGATCAAATACCCCGAGAACTTCTTCCTGCTCAGAGGAAACCACGAGTGTGCCTCCATCAACCGCATCTATGGCTTCTATGATGAGTGTGAGTCAGAAAACCCATTAAAATCCCATCTCTGTAAAAACAAAAGGATCAccttttaagttgtttttattgtttatttgattgtttttttgtttttgtttttttttttaagcaaagatCAATAACAGCCTATTgagttttaccaaaaaaaaatctgacttgCAATCATTCTTTGTTTAAATCTGTTGCACAGGCAAACGCAGGTTCAACATAAAGCTATGGAAGACGTTCACAGATTGCTTCAACTGTCTGCCTATCGCCGCCATCATTGATGAGAAGATCTTCTGCTGTCACGGAGGTTTGTGCTGCATCAGACAGCAGACgtgtaaaataaatgtgatgGATAATCCAACTTTCTTTCATCTCAGGACTGTCCCCTGACCTTCAGTCTATGGAACAAATCCGACGCATTATGAGACCCACTGATGTCCCAGATACAGGTCTGCTATACTGCATATGGTCAACCAAACGCATAACCTTACTAACCTCATTAAGATCCATCCCTTCAATgtgttgtttagttttgtttattaaGATCCCATTAGCTGCAGCAGAGCAGTTAGAAGTAGCTATTCTTCCTGGAGTCTAACAAAATTGTACATACAAAAAACATAGTAAAGcaattaaaaataagcaaaacacaataataatatctttatttttatattgcgcttttaaaaaaacaaccctcTAATAATGAAAGTTTTAAAAGTCATTGTAACATTAAAACTCATGATAAGTAGTTTTAATGGTTAAAAGCCTGTCTGAATAGAGTTTAACCCAGAATTTTTCAGCCTTGGGGTCGTGGCCCCATTTGGGATCGCCTGGCATCTAaactgtattctgtactttcactttctgaaatataaatctagttcaaataaaatgcagtataaaaatatctgagatgGCACAGTCTGTCACTAATTTTCTATTTGTAACGctgtaacaaacatgatcaaaaactaattctagaaaaataaaaatgtctttggggcaTAAGCAAATAGTGATATcgaaatggggtcatgatccaaaaaaggtttggaaccactTGTGTACCCTAAATCTTCACCAGTGTAATTTAGACATAGGTCTACATATataacatatacatacatatttctGAATGTAATATGGATATTTTATATCTTAATCTGTTATTACCACATATTATCACACATTTATGGCTTCAATCTATAAAAGTAACACAGGTGTGTCACAGGTTTGAGACGTGTTCATCacacctgtctgtctgtctgtctgtgtctcagGCCTGCTGTGTGACCTACTGTGGTCAGATCCAGACAAAGATGTTCAGGGCTGGGGGGAGAACGACCGAGGTGTGTCCTTCACCTTCGGGGCCGACGTGGTCAGCAAGTTCCTCAACCGCCACGACCTGGACCTCATCTGTCGGGCACATCAGGTTAGGCTGGGAGACACggtttattttaaactaaagcTGCTTACGACCATTtctttaatcagataaagacacaggctgtgtttgaaatggcatactaacatactactcatactaagtttgacgtcaaaattagtacgTAGTCATGTAGTCACAATAGACCAgcggtcaccaacctttctgaaactgtgtgctacttcataggtactgtatagtccaaagggctaACAGTTAGAAAAGGactttttaaatactaaatgatCATGGtctcactttaattagaggctaagataataaggagtaacttaaaaaggttggaaatgtttaagtttcaacatgcaacactttatttctcctcctaatttatgcagtcgtttcattttcattacatttcatagaaaattatcatcttcctattttactgtttactaaaacaacttttaatggtccatgtgggctacctgttGCCCATGGGCATCGTATTGGTGACCCCTGCATTAGAtggtatgaaaagattgagactatggatttatctgatatGAAATGATCATTTCCAGCAGCTTATGCTACAGGTTTTAATCATCAAAATATCAAAGAGTTCAGCTTTCTTTCTTATTCTGACAAACTAAAAATATGTAAAGATTGAAGAAGTGAGTGCTATAATCTGCTGCTCTACTTGTTCTGATTCAGTCTCTGCTGCTCCTCAGGTTGTTGAGGACGGCTACGAGTTCTTTGCGAAGCGGCAGCTGGTCACGCTGTTTTCAGCACCAAACTACTGCGGCGAGTTTGACAACGCCGGCGGCATGATGAGCGTGGACGAGTCGCTCATGTGCTCCTTTCaggtaaaagtaaaacaaactgtttttcttcagctagACATGTTGTCACCGTTCACTGCATTTCTAGATCCTGAAGCCGTCAGAGAAGAAAGCGAAGTACCAGTACGGGGGCGTGAACGCAGGACGCCCCGTCACCCCACCACGTACCGCTCAGGCGCCAAAGAAGAGGTGAGCGGGCGGTCTCCACTCTTCTGCTCCTCCCCACAGGCCGACCTTTGGCGCCCCCCACCCCGCAGGCAGCCTCAAACACTCCAGCCTTCTCTCAGTCCGTGTGGTTAAGTGAACATGAAAAGCTCCCACAgtgttttctcctttttttcgtGGATGTTTGAACACTTGAGtggtttttcttcctctttattTGATGCCAAATGCTCTGTGTTTATTACACTGATCATCCATAACATCATTGGTGGATAACACCAACACACTTGCCATCATGGGACTTTTTCGAGGGTGGtgtacattagcattagctaaggagCTGCTGTATCTGAAGCTGTAGCTTTCTGATACAAAAGGGTGGAAACACACAATCCAACGCATGTTTTTGGTATTTTAACAGGAGACCTTGTTGCGGCtgattttgtgtttaatgtggAGAGAAATGCTTCCAATTTCCCATCGTGATTTTGCAGCTGCATGCACAGTGGACAAACGTGATTTAGCTGAAAAGGTGCACAACTAAcacattttctgtttgtttcagtaattccaggggcctcatttataaaactggtcgtaggtaagatcacttcagctggcgtactaaaaaccaggaagtgcatatgcaaaaaaaaggttcagattTATAAAAGAGGGCGCACGTTCTATGCCTGTTTCTATTTATAAATCACAACCTACTCTAAGGTTGTCATACGTGAGAAAACGTTTTTGCTTTGCCCTTATggtgcctataaaaggtcaggtgaaAGCCCTTAATGAATATTCACTGATACTCATGGACCGAGGGGGAAAATTAGCGAATTAAACAAATTTCACTTAATGcgaggtggaggtattaattgGTGAGGTGGACACACACAGGAGAGACTAATTTGTTGACACAGTGGACATCACGAATGCTAGAAAGGCAGAAGAGCGTTGCCTCAGAGGGTCAGACTGTGGCTgaggtgaaaaagaaatgaCCGATATAAAAGCGGAGGTGAAAAGGCATATCGCTTTCTAGAGGAAGAGTGTCTGTGCAACAGGTGGTGGAAAGGACGGAGCTTACCCTTATAGACCAAAACCTGGAGAGTATCTTTGGGCCCTCAGTGTTGTAACAGAGGTGAAGGGGGAAGCACAGGATTAAATAGTATCTTCTTGtttcaaataataaaattagCATGTAGTAAAACACTTTTGGAACGTAATTCACAatacaaattcaattcaaaagttcaacaatgttttcatttagtcAGTGTTTACTGGGTCAGTGATGCTGTGGCTGGGGTGAGTGAGGCTGGGGGCTCCACAGCACCTTGTCCTCCAGCGATGCAGATAAGCGACTGTGCATCTTAATGCATTGTGAGTGTGTGccttttataacagctacagtgTTGCAGTTAATTGATCAGTAGttttgtgcaataatcatgtcaatttaattacaaatattatgaaactgtatttgtaggcacgCACATGTTCACTCATGCACTTCCTGCGGCGTCAGTTTAATTGttttctcctttgtttttacaaattcttCATATGtgatgtgttgtgaaatgtatcagtttcattttaatttcatccttctcctgttggggttggagtttcccgtttctccTGATTTTGTGCTTGCCAAGTCAGTTTTTTATAAATCCCAAACGTTGTGTACGCcgcgtttataaatgaggcccctggacacTTAGTTTTTAGTCAAACAGACGATGAATCACAAACGCCGTGTGGGCTCAACCAAGGGACACAAGGAGGCcctgtttgttttggttttaagtagataaaaaaaaaagaaaaagcattaCATGGTATTCAGtacatttctttatttcacTCTGTTATAACCAAGTTAAGGctggaggaataaaaacaaacatacatggTGATTAAAAAGTGGATGTGTTGGGAATGTTTCTGAGGTACGGATGAAAATCCTTCAAATTTAAAGACGTGCAATGAAGATTTACAAGCAGAAGAAACTCAACCTTTACAAGCGATGAAAGCTTTTGTTCAGTGCTTAACGTCACAGCTACACCTTCAGTCTTTCTCATTGGATGATTCAACAACCTGTGCACCTTTTCTGCTCATCTTTGAACAAGCATTTGTTTGTTAAAGAGCTGGTATAAGTTAGTGAGAAC encodes:
- the LOC114458134 gene encoding serine/threonine-protein phosphatase PP1-beta catalytic subunit, with amino-acid sequence MAESELNVDSLISRLLEVRGCRPGKVVQMSEAEVRGLCIKSREIFLSQPILLELEAPLKICGDIHGQYTDLLRLFEYGGFPPEANYLFLGDYVDRGKQSLETICLLLAYKIKYPENFFLLRGNHECASINRIYGFYDECKRRFNIKLWKTFTDCFNCLPIAAIIDEKIFCCHGGLSPDLQSMEQIRRIMRPTDVPDTGLLCDLLWSDPDKDVQGWGENDRGVSFTFGADVVSKFLNRHDLDLICRAHQVVEDGYEFFAKRQLVTLFSAPNYCGEFDNAGGMMSVDESLMCSFQILKPSEKKAKYQYGGVNAGRPVTPPRTAQAPKKR